A region of the Sphingobium yanoikuyae genome:
GTGATGTCCGCATTGCCCGGCAGCCGGGCCAGCCATGCGGACAGCTGCGTCATCCGCGCGCTGCCCGGAAGCGGGCGAGACCGGCGTCAAGGTCGGCGATCAGGTCGGCGGGATCCTCCAGCCCGATCTGCAGCCGGATGACCGGGCCTTCCGCCTGCCATATGGTCGCGGTGCGATAGCGGGCCGGATCGACCGGCAGGGCCAGGCTCTCGAACCCGCCCCAGCTATAGCCGATACCGAAATGGGCGAGCCCGTCGATCAGCGCGGCGCGGGCCGCCTCGTCCCCGCCCTGCAGCACGAAGCTGAACAGGCCGGTCGAGCCGCTGAAATCGCGCGCCCACAATTCATGGCCGGGGCAATCGGGCAGAGCGGGATGCAGCACGCGGGCAACGTCGGGCTGGTCCTTCAACCACTGCGCGATCTGCAGTGCGCTCGCCTGATGCTGGGCCAGGCGGACGCCCAGCGTGCGCAGGCCACGGCTGGCGAGCCAGGCATCGTCGGGGCTGGTCATCTGGCCGAACAGATAGGCGGACTGGCGGACCTTGGCGAACAGCGCCGGGGTGGCGGTGACCGACCCCATCATCACGTCGCTATGGCCGACAATATATTTGGTGCAGGCGAGGATCGCGATGTCGACGCCATGGGCCAGCGCCGGGAAGAAGAGCGGCGTCGCCCAGGTATTGTCGAGCAGGGTGGTGATGCCGCGATCGCGCGCGATGGCGGTGATCGCCGGCACGTCCTGCACCTCGAAGGTCAGGCTGCCGGGGCATTCCAGGAAGATGGCGCGGGTGCGATCGGTCAGCAGCTCGGCGGTGCCGGCGCCGATGGTCGGATCATAATAGAGCGTCTCGACGCCGAAGGGTTTGAGCACCTGCTCGCAGAAATTGCGGGTCGGGTCATAGGCGCTGTCGACCATCAGCAACTGGTCGCCCGGCCGCAGCACCGCCATCAGCGCGCAGGCGATCGCTGCCACGCCCGAGGGGAAGAGCATTGTGCCCTCCGCGCCCGGCTCCATTTCGGTCAGCGCATCGGCCAGGCTCCAGCTGGTCGGCGTGCCCTTGCGCCCGTAGAACAGTCGTTCATGCGTGCTGCTGCCGGCCGCCTTCCGCAGATGGGCGACATCGTCATAGAGGATGGTGGAAGCGCGCCACACGCCCGGACTG
Encoded here:
- the metC gene encoding cystathionine beta-lyase yields the protein MSEDSRRPLTKLAQAGRRADWTGMPGQPGAIVSPGVWRASTILYDDVAHLRKAAGSSTHERLFYGRKGTPTSWSLADALTEMEPGAEGTMLFPSGVAAIACALMAVLRPGDQLLMVDSAYDPTRNFCEQVLKPFGVETLYYDPTIGAGTAELLTDRTRAIFLECPGSLTFEVQDVPAITAIARDRGITTLLDNTWATPLFFPALAHGVDIAILACTKYIVGHSDVMMGSVTATPALFAKVRQSAYLFGQMTSPDDAWLASRGLRTLGVRLAQHQASALQIAQWLKDQPDVARVLHPALPDCPGHELWARDFSGSTGLFSFVLQGGDEAARAALIDGLAHFGIGYSWGGFESLALPVDPARYRTATIWQAEGPVIRLQIGLEDPADLIADLDAGLARFRAARG